From a single Pigmentibacter ruber genomic region:
- the ftsH gene encoding ATP-dependent zinc metalloprotease FtsH has protein sequence MGKDSWVKAALVWAAIIVLFVLTFKFLYKPHEEVQKTYPQFLSYIEKPAGDPQSILSISIRSDNLRGDEITAKLKDNSVVTTYAPADDGVRAQLRKDLDSKKIPINYEKPDEGSAWLNFVSMWLPLIIIVIFMLLFLRNMQGAGGKAMSFGKSRAKLQTDGANKVTFKDVAGIEEVKQECTEIVAFLKDHKKFQEIGARIPKGVLMMGAPGTGKTLLARAIAGEAGVPFFTISGSDFVEMFVGVGASRVRDLFENAKKNSPCIIFIDEIDAVGRHRGAGVGGGHDEREQTLNQLLVEMDGFEANDAVIVIAATNRPDVLDPALLRPGRFDRRVMVGLPDVRGRKEILGVHMKKIKHTEDINVERIALGTPGFSGADLENLCNEAALMAARNGMKRVTEKDFESAKDKILMGPERRSAVLPKETIKVTAFHEAGHALVAYYLKSRENVHKITVIPRGQALGVTAYLPKEDIYGYSKEDLLTKIAFAMGGRAAEEIKFSQFTTGASNDIQQATDLARRMVCQFGMSRLGPINFGQKSENPFLGRDWGEARNYSETLAHEIDMEVSKIINTQYELAKQILVDHMDVFERVSNILLEVETLDGEEFLAVVGNSATAEEIKEMQAKKSLSGSLEGDNSKQENAAGINSLNTTPTPA, from the coding sequence ATGGGTAAAGATTCCTGGGTGAAAGCTGCCTTAGTGTGGGCAGCTATTATAGTTTTATTTGTACTGACTTTTAAATTTTTGTACAAACCTCACGAAGAAGTTCAGAAAACATATCCTCAATTTCTTAGCTACATTGAGAAACCAGCAGGAGATCCTCAAAGTATTTTGAGTATCAGTATACGCTCTGATAACTTACGTGGCGATGAAATAACTGCCAAATTAAAAGATAATTCAGTGGTGACAACATATGCCCCTGCCGATGATGGAGTGAGAGCTCAATTACGGAAAGATTTGGATTCTAAAAAGATTCCAATAAATTATGAAAAACCTGATGAAGGAAGCGCTTGGTTAAACTTTGTTTCCATGTGGTTACCTTTGATTATTATCGTTATTTTCATGCTTCTCTTTTTGCGAAATATGCAAGGTGCTGGTGGAAAAGCCATGTCATTTGGGAAAAGCAGAGCAAAATTGCAAACTGACGGTGCTAATAAGGTTACATTTAAAGATGTTGCAGGTATTGAAGAAGTAAAACAAGAATGTACAGAAATAGTTGCCTTTTTGAAAGATCATAAAAAATTTCAAGAAATTGGGGCTAGAATTCCAAAAGGAGTGCTTATGATGGGTGCTCCCGGTACAGGTAAGACCCTTTTAGCGAGAGCGATAGCTGGAGAAGCTGGGGTTCCTTTTTTTACAATATCTGGTTCTGATTTTGTAGAAATGTTTGTTGGAGTTGGTGCATCGCGAGTTCGTGATTTATTTGAAAATGCTAAAAAGAATTCCCCTTGTATCATTTTTATTGACGAAATTGACGCTGTAGGAAGACATCGTGGAGCAGGAGTTGGTGGTGGGCATGATGAGCGTGAGCAAACACTAAACCAATTACTTGTAGAGATGGATGGATTTGAAGCAAACGATGCAGTCATCGTCATAGCCGCTACTAACCGTCCCGATGTACTAGATCCAGCTTTATTAAGACCTGGACGTTTCGATCGCCGCGTAATGGTTGGATTGCCAGATGTGAGAGGCCGCAAAGAAATTCTTGGCGTGCATATGAAGAAAATTAAGCATACTGAAGATATTAATGTTGAGCGTATTGCTCTTGGTACTCCTGGTTTTTCTGGGGCTGACTTGGAAAATTTATGTAATGAAGCTGCTCTAATGGCTGCTCGCAACGGTATGAAGCGAGTTACAGAAAAAGATTTTGAATCTGCAAAAGATAAAATTTTAATGGGTCCAGAAAGAAGAAGCGCAGTTCTTCCTAAGGAAACAATTAAAGTAACTGCTTTCCATGAAGCAGGGCATGCATTAGTAGCTTATTATTTAAAATCCAGAGAAAATGTGCATAAAATTACCGTCATTCCTCGTGGACAGGCGCTTGGGGTTACTGCTTATTTACCAAAAGAAGACATCTATGGTTATTCCAAAGAAGATCTTCTGACTAAAATTGCTTTTGCAATGGGTGGCAGAGCCGCTGAAGAAATTAAATTTTCACAATTTACTACGGGTGCCTCAAACGACATTCAACAAGCCACTGATTTAGCAAGACGCATGGTTTGTCAATTTGGTATGAGCCGCTTAGGACCTATAAATTTTGGCCAAAAAAGTGAAAATCCGTTTTTAGGACGTGATTGGGGTGAAGCTAGGAATTACTCAGAAACACTGGCACACGAAATAGACATGGAAGTATCTAAGATTATCAATACTCAATATGAGCTTGCAAAGCAGATTTTGGTTGATCATATGGACGTTTTTGAGAGAGTTTCAAATATTTTACTTGAAGTAGAAACTTTAGATGGAGAAGAGTTCCTTGCTGTTGTTGGGAATTCTGCCACAGCAGAAGAAATCAAAGAAATGCAGGCTAAGAAATCTTTAAGTGGTAGTCTTGAAGGTGATAATTCTAAGCAAGAAAATGCTGCTGGAATTAATTCGTTAAATACTACTCCAACACCTGCATAA